One genomic region from Terriglobia bacterium encodes:
- a CDS encoding DGQHR domain-containing protein, whose amino-acid sequence MLATRIRQKDGIFYFVSFKAKDILNRVRFTSRFYFEGETIEADADVDDPIAKFIGKVERSEKAFQRLLSRKKVREIVNFYESAETQPAIPGSVLLFAEDVLKFRPLGQYESIGDLEDPKSGFLIIDGQHRLAGLQFFGAKNPSLLDQIEVPCVIFDGKTGDFAAEMFVLINSTQTRINRSHLIDLLDRISASDDETRLAAQVVRKLYEEDSSPLQYKINRLGGRSKQEKWILQAELFNEIKKLILQNDKFFMKDLKGKPERAFELIADYLKSVRTVMERIWGSNDKYKFTSSVTLKALIRVLADLTLRDDLMEKWRENPAPKVFEKLLTPWANLKDEFRNEGFYERFPAKGQIERVRVIEQRLLREIEA is encoded by the coding sequence ATGCTTGCAACCCGTATCCGTCAGAAGGACGGCATCTTCTATTTTGTCTCTTTCAAAGCAAAAGACATTCTGAACCGCGTCCGCTTCACCAGCCGCTTTTATTTCGAGGGTGAAACCATCGAGGCCGACGCCGACGTGGACGATCCGATCGCGAAATTCATCGGCAAAGTGGAACGCAGCGAGAAGGCGTTTCAGCGCTTGCTGAGCCGCAAGAAGGTCCGGGAAATCGTCAATTTTTATGAGTCCGCCGAGACCCAGCCTGCGATTCCGGGCAGTGTCCTGCTCTTTGCCGAGGACGTTCTGAAATTCCGCCCGCTGGGCCAATACGAGTCCATCGGTGATCTCGAGGATCCGAAGTCGGGTTTTCTGATTATCGATGGCCAGCACCGGCTTGCAGGACTGCAGTTTTTCGGAGCGAAGAACCCCAGTCTCCTGGACCAGATCGAGGTCCCCTGCGTGATCTTCGATGGAAAAACCGGAGACTTCGCCGCCGAAATGTTCGTCCTTATCAATTCCACCCAGACCCGGATCAATCGCTCGCATCTGATCGATCTGCTGGACCGCATCAGTGCATCGGACGACGAAACCCGCCTCGCAGCGCAGGTGGTCCGGAAGTTATATGAAGAAGATTCCTCTCCGCTGCAATACAAGATCAACCGGCTCGGCGGGCGCAGCAAGCAGGAAAAGTGGATCCTTCAGGCGGAACTCTTCAACGAGATCAAGAAACTGATCTTGCAGAACGACAAGTTTTTCATGAAGGACCTCAAGGGCAAACCGGAGCGCGCGTTCGAGCTGATCGCTGATTACCTGAAGTCGGTCCGCACCGTCATGGAACGCATCTGGGGCTCCAACGATAAATATAAGTTCACGAGCAGCGTGACGCTGAAAGCGCTGATTCGAGTGCTCGCCGATCTCACTCTCCGCGACGACCTCATGGAAAAGTGGAGAGAAAACCCCGCACCCAAGGTCTTCGAAAAGCTCCTGACGCCCTGGGCCAACCTCAAGGATGAGTTCCGGAATGAAGGTTTTTACGAACGTTTTCCGGCCAAAGGCCAGATCGAACGCGTTCGTGTGATAGAACAGCGGCTGTTACGGGAAATCGAGGCTTAG